A single window of Rhizobium indicum DNA harbors:
- a CDS encoding DUF3828 domain-containing protein translates to MRLPTFILALAVSAVAALPASAQTYKTPKALLKALYSYDTDNSDAEAPSPYSTFFSDHLNKILQTDLDNTPEGDVGAIDFDPVIAGQDGAASDVRIGQPILLDDKAEVEVQFENGEEVTLFYTLVREHGGWKVDDIANQQGDNPWSLSGLLGDAQ, encoded by the coding sequence ATGCGCCTGCCCACATTCATTCTCGCCCTCGCCGTGTCGGCGGTCGCAGCCTTGCCGGCATCGGCGCAGACCTACAAGACGCCGAAGGCGCTGCTCAAGGCGCTCTATAGCTACGACACCGATAACAGCGACGCCGAGGCGCCCTCGCCTTATTCGACCTTCTTCTCCGACCACCTGAACAAGATTCTCCAGACCGATCTCGACAACACGCCGGAAGGCGATGTCGGCGCGATCGACTTCGATCCCGTCATCGCAGGCCAGGACGGCGCCGCGAGCGACGTCAGGATCGGCCAACCGATCCTGCTGGATGACAAGGCCGAGGTGGAGGTGCAGTTTGAAAACGGCGAAGAGGTGACGCTCTTCTATACTCTGGTGCGCGAACACGGCGGCTGGAAGGTCGACGATATCGCCAACCAGCAGGGTGATAATCCGTGGAGCTTGAGCGGGTTGCTGGGGGATGCGCAGTAG
- a CDS encoding terminase small subunit: protein MAELTPRQRLFVAEYLKDLNAKHAAVRTGYSGKSRANGNRLMVNEAVRAEIERALAPRLAETETSAECVLVAIADIAFGDVRDVFDDKRAQKAPSEWDERTAAIVVGPEIGTSARGKGEVVHVAKIKRADRLRALERRCRTRS from the coding sequence ATGGCAGAACTGACGCCGAGGCAGCGCCTGTTTGTGGCGGAATATCTGAAGGATTTGAATGCGAAGCACGCGGCGGTGCGGACGGGGTATAGCGGAAAGTCGCGTGCCAATGGCAACCGCTTGATGGTGAATGAGGCTGTGCGGGCGGAGATTGAGAGAGCCTTAGCGCCACGTCTTGCCGAGACGGAGACTTCCGCCGAGTGCGTGCTTGTCGCCATTGCCGACATCGCGTTTGGTGATGTCCGTGACGTGTTCGATGACAAGAGGGCGCAGAAGGCGCCTTCGGAGTGGGATGAGCGGACGGCGGCAATCGTTGTGGGGCCGGAGATCGGCACCTCGGCCAGGGGCAAGGGGGAGGTGGTGCATGTGGCGAAGATCAAGCGGGCGGACCGGTTGCGGGCGCTGGAAAGGCGGTGTCGGACTCGCAGCTAG
- a CDS encoding alpha/beta fold hydrolase, with the protein MSTVTTKDGVEIFYKDWGPKSAQPIMFHHGWPLCSDDWDAQMLFFLEKGYRVVAHDRRGHGRSTQVGDGHDMDHYAADAAAVVEHLDLRNTVHVGHSTGGGEATHYVARHGQPQGRVAKLVIIGAVPPLMVKTDANPGGLPIEVFDDLRKQLAANRSQFYRDLPAGPFYSFNRPGAKVSEPIINNWWRQGMIGGAKAHYDGIKAFSETDFTEDLKIITVPTFVMHGDDDQIVPIADSAPLSAKLLQNATLKVYEKFPHGMCTTHADIINPDILAFIKG; encoded by the coding sequence ATGAGCACAGTCACAACCAAGGACGGCGTCGAGATCTTCTACAAGGATTGGGGGCCGAAGAGCGCCCAGCCGATCATGTTCCATCACGGCTGGCCGCTATGCTCCGACGACTGGGACGCCCAAATGCTGTTCTTCCTTGAGAAGGGCTACCGCGTCGTTGCTCACGACCGGCGCGGCCATGGCCGCTCGACCCAGGTGGGCGACGGTCATGACATGGATCACTACGCCGCCGATGCCGCAGCCGTCGTCGAGCATCTCGATCTCAGGAACACCGTCCATGTCGGCCATTCCACCGGCGGCGGCGAAGCGACCCATTATGTCGCCCGCCACGGCCAGCCGCAGGGCCGCGTCGCCAAGCTTGTGATCATCGGCGCCGTGCCGCCCCTCATGGTGAAAACGGATGCCAATCCCGGCGGCCTGCCGATCGAAGTCTTCGACGACCTGCGCAAGCAGCTCGCCGCCAACCGCTCGCAATTCTATCGCGATCTGCCGGCCGGTCCGTTCTACAGCTTCAACCGGCCGGGCGCGAAAGTGTCGGAACCGATCATCAACAATTGGTGGCGCCAGGGCATGATCGGCGGCGCCAAGGCGCATTACGACGGCATCAAGGCCTTTTCGGAAACCGACTTCACCGAAGACCTGAAGATCATCACCGTGCCGACCTTCGTCATGCACGGCGATGACGACCAGATCGTGCCGATCGCCGACTCCGCCCCGCTCTCGGCCAAGCTGCTGCAGAATGCCACGCTGAAGGTCTACGAGAAATTCCCGCACGGCATGTGCACCACCCATGCCGATATCATAAACCCCGACATCCTCGCCTTCATCAAAGGCTGA
- the dusA gene encoding tRNA dihydrouridine(20/20a) synthase DusA: protein MTQKRPIFAVAPMIDWTDRHCRYFHRQISREALLYTEMVVADAIIHGPRDRLLGHDAAEHPLALQLGGSDPAKLAEAVKIAEPYGYDEINLNVGCPSDRVQSGTFGACLMLTPETVAACVAAMKAVATAPVTVKCRIGVDEQEPERALPELISRVLDAGADAIWIHARKAWLKGLSPKENREIPPLDYEIVYRMKQRWPDVFIGINGGIRTLDEAATHLAHVDGVMLGRAAYQNAAILADIDQRFFGAPASAPDWEALRDRMMTYAERHIASGGRLQHVARHMVGLFTGLPGARRYRQILSTDAAKTGAGPEVLAAAFAAVDFSGTEQEAVSA from the coding sequence ATGACGCAGAAGAGGCCGATTTTTGCGGTCGCCCCGATGATCGATTGGACGGATCGGCATTGCCGTTATTTCCACCGGCAGATCAGTCGCGAGGCGCTGCTCTATACCGAGATGGTGGTGGCGGATGCGATCATCCATGGCCCACGCGATCGGCTGCTCGGCCATGACGCTGCCGAGCATCCGCTGGCGCTGCAGCTCGGCGGATCGGACCCGGCAAAGCTTGCCGAGGCGGTGAAGATCGCCGAGCCCTACGGTTACGATGAGATCAACCTCAATGTCGGCTGCCCTTCCGACCGCGTGCAGTCCGGCACCTTCGGCGCCTGCCTGATGCTGACGCCGGAGACGGTGGCCGCATGCGTCGCTGCGATGAAGGCAGTCGCGACCGCGCCGGTGACGGTGAAATGCCGGATCGGCGTCGACGAGCAGGAGCCGGAACGGGCGCTGCCCGAGCTGATCAGCCGCGTTCTCGATGCCGGCGCCGACGCGATCTGGATCCATGCCCGCAAGGCATGGTTGAAGGGCCTGAGCCCCAAAGAGAACCGCGAGATCCCGCCGCTCGACTACGAGATCGTCTATCGGATGAAACAACGCTGGCCCGATGTCTTCATCGGCATCAATGGCGGCATCCGCACGCTCGACGAGGCGGCAACCCACCTTGCCCATGTCGACGGCGTTATGCTTGGCCGCGCCGCCTATCAGAATGCCGCGATCCTTGCCGACATCGACCAGCGCTTCTTCGGCGCGCCGGCGAGCGCGCCGGACTGGGAGGCGTTGCGTGACCGGATGATGACCTATGCCGAACGCCACATCGCCAGCGGCGGCCGGCTGCAGCATGTGGCGCGCCACATGGTCGGCCTCTTCACCGGCCTGCCCGGCGCAAGGCGCTACCGTCAGATCCTCTCGACCGATGCGGCAAAAACCGGCGCCGGGCCGGAGGTGCTGGCGGCAGCCTTTGCGGCGGTGGATTTTTCGGGGACGGAGCAGGAAGCGGTCAGCGCCTGA
- a CDS encoding putative quinol monooxygenase, producing the protein MKCIVGFFMTKPGKRHAYLAAAQNHLEQSRLDPDCLYIELVPMPEHPDKILLAEAFTSEEAHRRHEDTDHMRELWAVGPTLLSHVVIDNVISAQVEHIDERFD; encoded by the coding sequence ATGAAATGCATCGTCGGATTCTTCATGACCAAGCCTGGAAAGCGCCATGCCTATCTGGCCGCGGCGCAGAACCATCTCGAACAGAGCCGGCTCGACCCGGATTGTCTCTATATCGAGCTGGTGCCGATGCCCGAGCATCCCGACAAGATTCTGTTGGCAGAGGCCTTCACCAGCGAGGAAGCGCATCGCCGGCACGAGGATACGGACCACATGCGCGAGCTATGGGCCGTCGGCCCGACGCTGCTGTCGCATGTCGTTATCGACAATGTGATTTCCGCTCAGGTGGAGCATATCGACGAGCGGTTTGACTGA
- a CDS encoding S1C family serine protease, with translation MGYMDKDIAPQNDGALIDAYSQSIAAAVDIVGPAVSRIERVGGRQGHGSGFAISPDGLIITNNHVVDDAKAVRITTPDGFVTEGRVLGRDVDTDIALIRANTSTGAWAKLGDSQRLRRGHIAIAIGNPLGFEWTVTAGIVSALGRSMRAASGRPMEDVIQTDAALNPGNSGGPLVSSGGEVIGVNTAVIQGAQSIAFAVASNTANFVVSEILCYGQVRRAFIGIAGDTIVLPRRVALAAGTVQTTSVRIRRVEPEGPAAKGGLQEGDYILAIDGSPVGGVDDIARLMDGSRIGRETEILVFSVAGRVEKKILLPMARS, from the coding sequence ATGGGTTACATGGATAAGGACATAGCGCCTCAGAATGATGGGGCGCTGATCGATGCCTATTCGCAATCGATCGCAGCCGCAGTCGATATCGTCGGGCCGGCAGTCAGCCGGATCGAGAGGGTGGGAGGCCGGCAAGGGCACGGGTCGGGCTTCGCTATTTCGCCTGACGGTCTGATCATCACCAACAACCATGTCGTCGACGACGCCAAGGCCGTTCGCATCACCACGCCCGATGGCTTCGTCACCGAGGGTCGGGTGCTCGGCCGGGATGTGGATACCGATATCGCCCTCATTCGCGCCAATACAAGCACCGGCGCCTGGGCGAAGCTCGGAGACTCCCAGCGCCTGCGCAGGGGGCATATCGCAATCGCGATCGGAAACCCACTCGGCTTCGAATGGACTGTTACCGCCGGTATCGTCTCGGCGCTCGGCCGGTCGATGCGGGCTGCCAGCGGCCGGCCGATGGAGGATGTCATCCAGACCGATGCGGCGCTCAATCCCGGCAACTCGGGCGGGCCGCTGGTGTCTTCGGGCGGGGAGGTGATTGGCGTCAACACCGCCGTCATCCAGGGGGCGCAGAGCATCGCCTTTGCAGTGGCGTCGAATACGGCCAACTTCGTGGTTTCGGAGATTCTTTGCTATGGCCAGGTCAGGCGCGCCTTCATCGGCATAGCAGGCGATACGATCGTGCTGCCGCGCCGGGTGGCGCTTGCGGCGGGCACGGTGCAGACGACCTCCGTTCGCATCCGGCGCGTCGAGCCGGAGGGGCCGGCGGCAAAGGGAGGGCTGCAGGAGGGCGATTATATCCTCGCCATCGACGGCAGCCCGGTCGGCGGCGTCGATGATATCGCCCGATTGATGGATGGCAGCCGGATCGGCAGGGAGACGGAGATCCTGGTGTTCTCAGTGGCGGGCCGGGTCGAGAAGAAGATCTTGCTGCCGATGGCCCGGTCCTGA
- a CDS encoding cold-shock protein, translating to MATKGTVKFFNQDKGFGFITPDGGAKDVFVHISALQASGIQSLREGQQVTFDTEPDRMGKGPKAVNISAS from the coding sequence ATGGCCACCAAGGGCACCGTAAAATTCTTCAACCAGGACAAGGGTTTTGGTTTCATCACGCCGGACGGCGGCGCAAAGGACGTTTTTGTCCATATCTCTGCGCTGCAGGCTTCTGGCATCCAGTCGCTGCGCGAAGGCCAGCAGGTTACCTTCGACACCGAGCCGGACCGCATGGGCAAGGGCCCGAAGGCTGTCAACATCTCGGCTTCGTAA